The genomic DNA GGTTGCAGATTCTTGATTTCCTAAATTTTGCTACTAGTTAAACGACATCAACAAATTCTTTATAATGTACTCATGGTTCCATATTGTCTACAAGCAAAAACATCAGTAGCACCGACAGACTTTACACCACTGATTTTGAGATCAAGAATTCACATCGTCTGCATCAATAATTGCAGTTTGAAGAAGATAGACTGAATGCTGAATGGACTGATGCACCAGCAACAAAGGAAAATCTGGCAAGATTGACTGCTGCAATATATTGGGGTTCCATGCCGGTTGGTTCTTCAATATGCAGATTATATTCCACCAGGAAAGTGGGAGACGAAGTGGCTAGGACCTTTCGAGGTTCAGTGTTTATTATTGATGCGCAGGCAAGGGGGGAAGGGGCAGGGGGAAGAAACCATTTTTATTAAGGATTTAAGATAAAGTTGGAAGaaacatttgatttttctttttttcctttttagcaACAACTGAATTCAACCAAAATTGGAAGATTGCAAAAATTAAATGATGAGTTTACCTGTGGCAGCACTATTAGTGTGCTTCCTCGATATTAAATTTGGCACAATCCTACCAAGCCCAGTTGAAAGTACCTATAAACAGGTAAGAATAAAACAAACCTTTTAGTTTTCACGACACAATATACTAGAGCTGGAGAAAACCAGTGAAGAAGAACAAATAGCTCTGATTACCGTCATCACAACAAGGGCACTGAGTGCACCAGACAAGACAATCGACTTTGGATGACGCATTGCCATAAGAGCTGCAATTATAAAAGTCTCGTCCCCAATCTTCCGAAAACGAACTCTTATGTTAGTAGAAAATAGTTGATAGAAAAACATCATCAGAACAATGACCAGTGAGCGCACACCTCGCTGACAATGATCATGGACAAGCTAGAAAAGAAAGCATCAAAGACGCCCAACCCCCTCTCTTCCAGGGAAACAACTCCTTCCCAACTTTCATCATCATCTTTCTTCAACGGGCGAATTAGCATCTGCGGTAAACGGAGGAAATAAACCGTCCCAAAATTTTAAACCTcacaaaaattcatttttacgaCCAGTAACTTGAAGCGCACAAAGATCTGCTCACTCTTGTGCGTCGATCCAACGGTTCGGCCACGACCGCCGAGTCTTTGTCTCCACCATCCGTCTCCGACTCCTGAAACGTAACGAGGTCACCGAACTTCTTCAGCTAAGCATCGAGCAGCGGCGGCAAATCGAGGGAGAATGAGAAGGATTACCTGCGCCAAGGCCGCCAAACAAGTCGAGACGATGAGGAGGAACAGCGCAATCGAGGAGAGATCAAATCCGGTGCCGGCCCTTCCCATCGCACCGGatctgaaaccctagaagttgAACGCTCGCTGTGAGAtcgaaagaggaggaagaaatcgCGTGGATCTGCTACTTCAGCGACGCCGGTCCTCGTTTCGCAACGCATCTAATTAAATAATGCGATTGGTTAAATAAgcattttgttttaatttaaaatagaaTAATGATTTTTCTTTATACAAAATAGCtaatattttttttgcaaaataattACAAAAATCTTTTCACACAGTTCGTTtactaaattcaaattttaataaaatatttttattttaatattattcaaATAATTAAGAATAACTGATACAACATATAAcacttattttaatataaaaaactctattaattttgtaaaaaatatttaaatttaatctaaattgCTTCATGATTAAAATTATCATTATATTACTAtagaaattatttattttaatggttGAAATTAATTCTCATAATACTAGtgccttttcattttttttccaatcttttttttttgggttaaaaCTCCACTAGCATTTAGTGGAGCAATCATCTCCTGCCACGCAGACTCTAACGTCGCAACACGTTTCCTACTCAGCCGGTGCTCTAATAAAAATGTAACGTCGAATCGAATCATGATCGATTTGGTttcatataaataaaattttccattagaataaaaaaaaatacctaatATGCTCTACCAGTGCTCGGTCAGTAATTTACAGAAGTGTATTGAAAATACTtattcaaattttatatttattaa from Zingiber officinale cultivar Zhangliang chromosome 4A, Zo_v1.1, whole genome shotgun sequence includes the following:
- the LOC121972079 gene encoding GDT1-like protein 4 produces the protein MGRAGTGFDLSSIALFLLIVSTCLAALAQESETDGGDKDSAVVAEPLDRRTRMLIRPLKKDDDESWEGVVSLEERGLGVFDAFFSSLSMIIVSEIGDETFIIAALMAMRHPKSIVLSGALSALVVMTVLSTGLGRIVPNLISRKHTNSAATVLYAFFGLRLLYIAWRSDSKASQKKEIEEVEEKLESGQGKSTLRHFFTRFCTPIFLESFILTFLAEWGDRSQIATIALATHKNAIGVAVGATLGHTVCTSLAVIGGSLLASKISQRTVATIGGLLFLGFSLSSYFYPPL